A window of Microbacterium sp. Root61 genomic DNA:
GTCAGATCCTCATGGGCGTGCTGATGGCGACCTTCATGACGATCATGATCCCGCGCGCCGCGGTCTCCGCAGAGCGCATCAGCGAGGTGCTGGCCAGCGAGTCGACGCTCACGCGCGCCGAGAACCCGGTGACCGTCTTCTCCGCTCCCGGCACGGTACAGTTCGACAACGTCGAGTTCACCTACCCCGGTGCCGAGACGCCGGTGCTCCAGGGCATCAGCTTCGGGGCCGCTCCGGGCGAGACCGTCGCGATCGTCGGCTCGACCGGTTCGGGCAAGACCACGCTGGTCTCCCTGCTCCCGCGCCTGTTCGACGTGACCGGCGGCAGTGTGCGCGTCGGCGGGGTGGATGTGCGCGAGGCCGACCTCGATCACCTCTGGACGAGCATCGGGCTCGTGCCGCAGCGTCCGTTCCTGTTCACCGGAACGGTCGCGTCGAACCTGCGGTTCGGCCGCGAAGAGGCTACCGACGAAGAGCTGTGGCACGCGCTGGAGATCGCGCAGGGCAAGGACTTCGTCGAGGAGATGGAGGGGCAGCTCGAGGCGCGCATCGCGCAGGGCGGCACCAACGTCTCCGGCGGCCAGCGTCAGCGCCTCGCGATCGCACGTGCGATCGTGCACCGGCCCGACATCCTGGTCTTCGACGACTCCTTCTCCGCCCTGGACCTCACCACCGACGCCCGGCTCCGCCAGGCACTGTGGCGGGAGCTGCCGGAGGTCACCAAGATCGTCGTCGCGCAGCGCGTGTCGACCATCACCGACGCCGATCGCATCGTCGTGCTCGAAGACGGGCAGATGGTGGGACTCGGAACCCACGAGGAACTGTTGAATACGAACGAGACCTATAAAGAGATCGTCGAGTCGCAGCTGGGGGTGGAAGCATGAGCACCCCTGATCTCCTCTCAGAGGAAGAGCGTCTCGAACTCGAGCTCGCCGAGCAGGCTCGCCTGAACTCCGGCGACTGGGACAGCGTCAAGCCCGGCAAGGCCGACAACTTCGGTCGGAGCTTCGGTCGGATGATCGGCCTGCTCAAGCCGCACGCCCTCGCCTTCACCTTCGTGTCGATCCTGGGCGCGATCGGTGTGGTGCTGGCCGTCATCGCGCCGAAGATCCTCGGTCAGGCGACGAACATCATCTTCGAAGGCGTCGTCTCCAACACGCTGGCGGGCTCGTTCCCGGCCGGCACGTCGCAGGCCGACGTCGTGGCTGCGCTGAACGCCGCGGGGCAGACCGACCAGGCGAACATGGTCGCCGCCATGGACAACTTCGCGGTGGGCGCGGGCGTCGACTTCGACCAGCTGCGCATGGTGATCGTCGCCGTGCTCGCGATCTACGTCGCCTCGGCATTCCTGACCTGGATCCAGGGCTTCGTCATCAACATCATCATGGTGCGCACGATGTGGCGCCTGCGCGAGTCGGTGGAGGCGAAGATCAACCGGCTGCCGCTGTCGTACTTCGACAAGGTGCAGCGCGGTGAGCTGATCTCCAGGGTCACCAACGACATCGACAACATCACCCAGACGATGCAGCAGTCGCTCTCCACGGTCGTCACCTCGGTGCTGACCGTCGTGGGTGTGCTCATCATGATGTTCTCGATCTCCTGGCAACTCGCCCTGGTGGCACTGGTCTCGCTCCCGCTGATGGCCGTGATCTTCGGCATCATCGGTCCGAAGTCGCAGAAGGCATTCGGCATCCAGTGGCGCAAGGTCGGCCGCCTGAACGCGCGCGTCGAGGAGTCCTTCTCCGGCCACGCACTCGTCAAGGTCTTCGGACGCGAGGCCGACTCGCGCGAGAAGTTCCAGGTCGAGAACGAGGAGCTCTACCAGGCCAGCTTCAAGGCGCAGTTCCTCTCCGGCATGATCATGCCCGGCATGATGTTCATCGGAAACCTCACTTACGTGGGGATCGCGGTGCTCGGCGGGCTCATGGTCGCCAACGGCCAGCTCCGACTGGGCGACGTGCAGGCGTTCATCCAGTACTCGCAGCAGTTCACCCAGCCGCTCTCGGAGCTCGGTGGCATGGCGGCGGTCGTGCAGTCCGGCACCGCGTCGGCGGAGCGCGTCTTCGAGCTGCTGGATGCTGAGGAGCAGGAGCCGGATTCACCCGACGCTCCTGAGCTCGGTTCGGGCAAGGGCGTCATCGAGTTCCAGAACGTCAAGTTCTCCTACACGCCGGAGCGTCCGCTCATCACGGACCTGTCGTTCCGGGTCGAGCCCGGGCAGACGGTCGCGATCGTGGGCCCGACCGGTGCGGGCAAGACGACCCTCGTGAACCTCATCATGCGGTTCTACGAACTGGACGGCGGGCGCATCCTGCTCGACGGCCAGGACATCGCCGAGCTCACCCGCGACGACGTGCGCATGCGCACGGGAATGGTGCTGCAGGATCCGTGGCTGTTCGCCGGAACGATTCGCGACAACATCCGGTACGGGCGCGAGTCGGCGACGGACGAGGAGATCGTGGATGCCGCCAAGGCGACGCGCGTCGACCGCTTCGTGCACTCGCTGCCCGAGGGGTACGACACCGTGCTCGACGAGGACGCCTCCAACGTCTCGGCCGGAGAGAAGCAGCTCATCACCATCGCCCGAGCGTTCGTCGCGCAGCCGTCGGTGCTGATCCTCGACGAGGCCACCTCGTCGGTCGACACCCGCACCGAGCTGCTCCTGCAGCACGCGATGGCGGCGCTGCGCGAGGGGCGGACGTCGTTCGTCATCGCGCACCGCCTGTCCACGATCCGCGACGCCGACCTCATCCTCGTGATGGAGCACGGCGACATCGTGGAGAAGGGCAGCCACGAGGAGCTCATCGCCGCGCAGGGCGCCTACTGGCGCCTCTACCAGTCGCAGTTCGAGCAGGCCGCGACCGATCTGGATGCGGTCGTCGGAGAGCTCGAACGTGATCTGGAGGGCACCGAACCCGCACTCGCGGGCGCGGGCGGCGCCGAAGAATCGGGCGACACCGGAGGCGCCGCCGGTTGATCGGGCCGGAGGGGTGGGACGATGCCGTAATGACTTCGTCTCTCCCCTCCTGGCGCGACACCTCGACGCGCACCCGCATCATCGAGTTCGTCGACGCCGTCAGCGGAGACGGACCCGAGGCCGTTCCCGTGTCCGAGCGGATCGCGGTGTTCGACAATGACGGCACGCTCTGGACAGAGAAGCCGATGCCGACCCAGCTCGCGTACATCGTGGAGCAGTGGGCCGCCGCGGCGAAAGCCGATCCGGCGTTGGCCGAGCAGCAGCCCTACCGCGGTGTCGTCGACGGCGACCTGAGCTGGCTCGGCGGAGCGATCGAGAAGCACTACGCGGGCGACGACGCCGACCTGAAGGTCATGATCGGGGCGATGCTCGGCCTTACCGTCGACGTCCCGGTCGACGAGTACGCCACGGCGGTCGCCGACTTCTACCGCGAGGCACTGCATCCGACGCTGCGCCGACCCTACGCCGAAGCGGTCTACCAGCCGATGCTCGAGCTGCTCCGCCACCTCGAGCAGCACGGGTTCACCTGTTACATCGTCTCGGGCGGCGACCGCGACTTCATGCGCCCCATGACCGAGGACTACTACGGCATCCCTCCCGAGCGCGTGATCGGGTCCGCGCTGGGGCTCACGTACGACGGCGCGGCGAATGCCGTGAAGTACGGGGCATCCTTCTCGTTCATGGATGACGGACCCGAGAAGCCGGTGCGGATCTGGTCGCGCATCGGGCGTCGTCCGCTCCTCGCGGTCGGCAACTCCAACGGCGACCTGCCCATGCTGCGGTTCGCGCACGCTGACGGGCGGGAAGGTCTGAGCCTGCTGATCCACCACGACGACGACACGGGGCGCGGGGACTCGCCCTACGACAAGGGCGCGGAAGAGGCGCTGGCCGCTGCCCAAGACGGGTCGATCGTGCGCGTGAGCGTCAAGGACGACTGGTCCACGGTGTTCCCCGACCCTCGCCCCGCCACTGACGGCGACGCGGCGTGACCGCTCCAGCGACGCCGCGTCCGCGCGCGCCCTGGCTGCTGCCCACCTTCGCCCGCTACCAGCGCTCGTGGCTGATGCCCGACATCGTCGGCGGCATCTCGGCCGGCGCCGTGGTGGTGCCGCAGGCGATGGCGTACGCCACGATCGCGAACCTGCCGGTGCAGATCGGCCTCTACACCTGCATCGTGCCGATGTTCGTCTACGCCATGCTCGGCGGATCCCGTGCCATGAGCGTGTCGACGACCTCGACGATCGCGACTCTCACCGCCACCACCCTCGTCTCGGCCGGCGTCGCCGCCGGGTCGGACGACGCGCTCGGCTCGCTCATGATGCTCACCCTGCTGGTCGGGGCGATCCTGCTGCTCGCGCGGCTCTTCCGGCTCGGGTCGCTGGTCGAGAACATCAGCGGGGCGACGGTGCTCGGCCTGAAGATCGGTGTCGGGGCGACGGTAGCCGTGGGTCAGCTCCCGAAGCTCCTCGGCGAAACGTTCAACTTCTCCGGGCACGGGTTCCTCCGCTCCCTCGCGGCCGTCGGCGAGGCCTTCCAGAGCGTGAACTGGCCGACCGTCGTGCTCTCGGCGTCCTCGATCGCGATCCTGCTCGTGCTGAAGCGGTTCGCGCCGAAGGTGCCCGGCGCGCTCATCGTCGTGGTCGGCGGCATCCTGCTCGTCGCCTTCGCCGGACTCGAAGATCTCGGCGTCGACCTGATCGCCCCCGTCCCGGGCGGACTGCCGGTGCTCGGGCTTCCCGACTTCTCGCAGATCGCCACCCTCGTGCCGGGGGCTCTGGCCATCGCCGTGATGGCGTTCCTGGAATCCGCCGCGGTGGCACGCGGCATCCGCAAGGCGACCGAACCGCAGATCGACAGCGACCAGGAGCTCCTGGCGACCGGTGCCGCCAACGTCGTCGGAGCCTTCTTCACGACGATGCCCGCCGCCGGCGGCTTCTCGCAGAGCGCGGTCAACCAGAGCGCCGGTGCGAAGACGCAGCTGTCGACGTTCGTGACGGTCGCCCTTGCGATCCTCGTGGCGCTGTTCCTCGGGCCGGTCCTGAGCCTCCTGCCGGAGGCGACGCTGGCCTCGATGGTGTTCGTGGCGGTGATCGGGCTGATCAACATCCCCGAGCTCATCCGATGGGCGCACATCAGCCGGGTGGACTTCTGGATCGCGACCGTCGTCGCCGTCATCGGACTGACGGCGGGCCTGCTGGCCGCCGTCGCGGTCGGGGTCGTCGTGACCCTCGTGCTCGTGCTGCGCGAGCTCAACATCCCCAAGCTCACGATCGTCGGACGTGCCGGCGACGCCATCGCCATCCATCTGGGGCGCGCGCTCTACACGGCCAACGCGCTTGCCAACGAACGGGCGATCATCGCGCTGACCACGAGCCAGGAGTCACCCGTCACCGCGGTCGTGCTCGACCTGCAGCGCATGGAGATCCTCTCGATCACCGTGCTGGACGCCCTCACCGACCTCGATCGCGAATTCACGCAGCTGGGCATCGTGCTGCATCTGGCGGCGCTGCCCGACACCGCCACCGTCGTCGCCGTGAAGGTGGAGTGGTTCCGCGAGTTGCAGGCCGCAGGACGCGTGCACGACACCACCGAGGCGGGACTCGCGGCCACCGGGCTCCCCTAGCCGCGGACGGGTGCGGGAAGGCCCGACCCGGTCCCGCGGCCGCAGGGCTCTGAGTCGGACTAGACGTCCCGCGCGCAGCGGAAGCCGATGTGCGTGGTCGCCGTGTCGTCGGCCTGCGGGGAGCGGGCCGCGGGACGGAAGCGCAGGCAGTAGTCCGGTGAGCAGAGGTACGAGCCGCCCTTGAGCACACGGCGCGGGATGCGGGATCCGGGCTCCGCGCTGGCCACCGACAGTAGGTTCGCGCGCTTCTCGGCGTCGACCGGCGTCGCCCCCGGGACGAGGTGCCGGGTCGTGTAGAAGTCGCTGGTCCACTCCCAGACGTTGCCGATCATGTCGAACAGTCCGTAGCCGTTCGCCGGGTACGAACCCACCGGTGCCGTGCCGGCGCCGTGCGCGCCGCGGTTGTCGTACGGGAAGCTGCCGAGCCACGAGTTGGCCTGCGCCACACCGTCGGGATAGGCGTCCTCGCCCCACGCGAACCGGGCGCCGTCGACCCCGCCGCGCGCGGCGAACTCGTGCTCCACCTCGGTGGGCAGGCGCATCCCACGCCAGGCGGCGTAGGCCGAGGCGTCCTCGAACGACACCTGCACGACGGGATGCCGCATCCGCTCGTCGATGGAGGATCCGAGGCCCTCGGGCTGACGCCACTGCGCGCCGGGCTCCCAGCGCCACCACTGCCGCCAGTCGTCGAGGTTGACGGGACCGGGCGTCGGAGTGAAGACCAGGGCGCCCGGGACGAGGTCCTCGGCAGCCACGCCGGGATAGTCCGCAGCGTTCATCGGCCGCTCGGCGACCGTGACGTATCCCGTCGCCTCGACGAAGGCGGCGAAGTCCTCGTTGGTGACCGGGTACCGGTCGATCTCGAAATCGCCGACGGTGCGCTCGTGCACCGGGCGCTCGTCGGGGTAGAACTCCTCGGAGCCCATGCGGAAAGTGCCGCCGATGATCCGGACCATGTCATTCACGGGTTCACGCTATCGCTCGCCCGGCTCGGAGCGTGCCCGCGCCGGTAGACCCACACGGCTCCGAGCTTGGAGACCAGGATCGCGACCAGCGCCATGATGGCGAGCGGGCTGAGCACGATCCCGAGGGCGAGCGGGAGGAGTTGAAGGATCAGGTCACCCATGCGCGGCCACCCCCGGGATCGTGCGGACGGTCATCCGAGCAGTCGGGCCTTCGCGGTGGCGAACTC
This region includes:
- a CDS encoding ABC transporter ATP-binding protein, translating into MLGKLLIRYLKEYRWLLLGVLVFQFASAMASLYLPRLNANIIDQGVAQGDTAYIWSTGILMLVISLGQITASIIATYFAARAAMAAGRDIRRDVYEKVSGFSEREVSQFGPGSLITRNTNDVQQVQMLAMMGATMLVTAPLLAIGGVIMALQQDVGLSWLIAVSVPVLLVLVALIISRMVPLFRSFQTKLDAVNRIMREQLTGVRVVRAFVREDIEEERFRGANTDIMVVGRKVGSLFVLMFPLAMLVLNVTVVGVIWFGGIQVDAGNVEIGTLFAFMQYVGQILMGVLMATFMTIMIPRAAVSAERISEVLASESTLTRAENPVTVFSAPGTVQFDNVEFTYPGAETPVLQGISFGAAPGETVAIVGSTGSGKTTLVSLLPRLFDVTGGSVRVGGVDVREADLDHLWTSIGLVPQRPFLFTGTVASNLRFGREEATDEELWHALEIAQGKDFVEEMEGQLEARIAQGGTNVSGGQRQRLAIARAIVHRPDILVFDDSFSALDLTTDARLRQALWRELPEVTKIVVAQRVSTITDADRIVVLEDGQMVGLGTHEELLNTNETYKEIVESQLGVEA
- a CDS encoding ABC transporter ATP-binding protein, whose product is MSTPDLLSEEERLELELAEQARLNSGDWDSVKPGKADNFGRSFGRMIGLLKPHALAFTFVSILGAIGVVLAVIAPKILGQATNIIFEGVVSNTLAGSFPAGTSQADVVAALNAAGQTDQANMVAAMDNFAVGAGVDFDQLRMVIVAVLAIYVASAFLTWIQGFVINIIMVRTMWRLRESVEAKINRLPLSYFDKVQRGELISRVTNDIDNITQTMQQSLSTVVTSVLTVVGVLIMMFSISWQLALVALVSLPLMAVIFGIIGPKSQKAFGIQWRKVGRLNARVEESFSGHALVKVFGREADSREKFQVENEELYQASFKAQFLSGMIMPGMMFIGNLTYVGIAVLGGLMVANGQLRLGDVQAFIQYSQQFTQPLSELGGMAAVVQSGTASAERVFELLDAEEQEPDSPDAPELGSGKGVIEFQNVKFSYTPERPLITDLSFRVEPGQTVAIVGPTGAGKTTLVNLIMRFYELDGGRILLDGQDIAELTRDDVRMRTGMVLQDPWLFAGTIRDNIRYGRESATDEEIVDAAKATRVDRFVHSLPEGYDTVLDEDASNVSAGEKQLITIARAFVAQPSVLILDEATSSVDTRTELLLQHAMAALREGRTSFVIAHRLSTIRDADLILVMEHGDIVEKGSHEELIAAQGAYWRLYQSQFEQAATDLDAVVGELERDLEGTEPALAGAGGAEESGDTGGAAG
- a CDS encoding HAD family hydrolase; its protein translation is MTSSLPSWRDTSTRTRIIEFVDAVSGDGPEAVPVSERIAVFDNDGTLWTEKPMPTQLAYIVEQWAAAAKADPALAEQQPYRGVVDGDLSWLGGAIEKHYAGDDADLKVMIGAMLGLTVDVPVDEYATAVADFYREALHPTLRRPYAEAVYQPMLELLRHLEQHGFTCYIVSGGDRDFMRPMTEDYYGIPPERVIGSALGLTYDGAANAVKYGASFSFMDDGPEKPVRIWSRIGRRPLLAVGNSNGDLPMLRFAHADGREGLSLLIHHDDDTGRGDSPYDKGAEEALAAAQDGSIVRVSVKDDWSTVFPDPRPATDGDAA
- a CDS encoding SulP family inorganic anion transporter → MTAPATPRPRAPWLLPTFARYQRSWLMPDIVGGISAGAVVVPQAMAYATIANLPVQIGLYTCIVPMFVYAMLGGSRAMSVSTTSTIATLTATTLVSAGVAAGSDDALGSLMMLTLLVGAILLLARLFRLGSLVENISGATVLGLKIGVGATVAVGQLPKLLGETFNFSGHGFLRSLAAVGEAFQSVNWPTVVLSASSIAILLVLKRFAPKVPGALIVVVGGILLVAFAGLEDLGVDLIAPVPGGLPVLGLPDFSQIATLVPGALAIAVMAFLESAAVARGIRKATEPQIDSDQELLATGAANVVGAFFTTMPAAGGFSQSAVNQSAGAKTQLSTFVTVALAILVALFLGPVLSLLPEATLASMVFVAVIGLINIPELIRWAHISRVDFWIATVVAVIGLTAGLLAAVAVGVVVTLVLVLRELNIPKLTIVGRAGDAIAIHLGRALYTANALANERAIIALTTSQESPVTAVVLDLQRMEILSITVLDALTDLDREFTQLGIVLHLAALPDTATVVAVKVEWFRELQAAGRVHDTTEAGLAATGLP
- a CDS encoding formylglycine-generating enzyme family protein, giving the protein MVRIIGGTFRMGSEEFYPDERPVHERTVGDFEIDRYPVTNEDFAAFVEATGYVTVAERPMNAADYPGVAAEDLVPGALVFTPTPGPVNLDDWRQWWRWEPGAQWRQPEGLGSSIDERMRHPVVQVSFEDASAYAAWRGMRLPTEVEHEFAARGGVDGARFAWGEDAYPDGVAQANSWLGSFPYDNRGAHGAGTAPVGSYPANGYGLFDMIGNVWEWTSDFYTTRHLVPGATPVDAEKRANLLSVASAEPGSRIPRRVLKGGSYLCSPDYCLRFRPAARSPQADDTATTHIGFRCARDV